A genomic stretch from Edaphobacter aggregans includes:
- a CDS encoding ATP-binding protein has protein sequence MRRRPRRGPNDSESTGKSGQELPANQPAPLRPSYPDAAPVRAAEPAVAAETVAAAVEPADVPVAAESVPVEPRMVVETQPESLATPPAEQIAAKSPKGYVVLAIGLPGSGKTTWYKRRGVTPLSSDLLRTLLFDDITEQRYQGLVFSTLRSLLRARLIAKMPWNYVDATNLSPHERRQWIKMAKSFGYEVQAVFFDVPLAVCMERNRKRERAVTDEVMQKMAERLKPPTFKEGFEKITVVRVKGQPGSEPAAVEPAPETAQ, from the coding sequence ATGAGACGACGCCCTAGACGTGGACCGAATGACTCGGAGTCCACGGGCAAGAGCGGGCAAGAGCTGCCTGCTAACCAGCCTGCTCCCCTAAGACCATCGTACCCCGATGCTGCGCCGGTTCGTGCCGCTGAGCCTGCGGTCGCTGCGGAGACTGTTGCGGCTGCGGTTGAGCCTGCTGACGTGCCGGTGGCTGCTGAGAGTGTGCCGGTCGAGCCGAGGATGGTGGTGGAGACGCAGCCTGAGTCGTTGGCTACACCGCCGGCGGAACAGATTGCGGCTAAATCTCCTAAGGGATATGTGGTGTTGGCGATCGGGTTGCCAGGGTCGGGGAAGACGACCTGGTATAAGCGGCGGGGGGTTACTCCGCTGTCGAGCGATCTGCTGCGGACGCTCCTGTTCGATGACATTACGGAGCAGCGGTATCAGGGACTGGTGTTTTCGACGCTGCGGAGTCTGCTGCGGGCGAGACTGATTGCCAAGATGCCTTGGAACTACGTGGATGCCACGAACCTTTCGCCGCATGAGCGGAGACAGTGGATCAAGATGGCGAAGAGCTTCGGGTATGAGGTGCAGGCGGTATTTTTTGATGTGCCGTTGGCTGTCTGCATGGAGCGGAATCGGAAGCGCGAGCGGGCTGTCACAGATGAAGTGATGCAGAAGATGGCTGAGCGTCTGAAGCCGCCTACGTTCAAGGAAGGCTTCGAGAAGATTACGGTTGTCAGAGTGAAGGGGCAGCCGGGTAGCGAGCCTGCTGCGGTTGAGCCTGCCCCGGAGACTGCACAGTAA
- a CDS encoding glycine betaine ABC transporter substrate-binding protein: protein MTIGAKNFTEQVVLGELLAQEIEAVTGQRVERRFYLAGSYICQQALVSGRIDGYVEYSGTALTAILKQPLPPVGQRDEAQVFQTVRRLYWQRYGVKVGRGLGFEDTFAMVIRGDDARRLGVRTISDAVAHAPDWRLGVGYEFEQRPDGLRGLEATYGLRFKDAPRTMDLGLLYRALQNEQVDMVAGNSTDGPIRALGFVALEDDKHYFPPYEAVPLVRADSLQRHPGIQVAMDRLAGRVSAEEVQGMNDAVDGQHRDVGDVVREFRKGKGL, encoded by the coding sequence GTGACGATTGGGGCGAAGAACTTTACGGAGCAGGTGGTGCTGGGGGAGTTGCTGGCTCAAGAGATTGAAGCGGTGACGGGGCAGAGGGTGGAGCGGCGGTTCTATCTGGCGGGGAGCTACATCTGTCAGCAGGCTCTGGTGAGTGGGCGGATTGATGGGTATGTGGAGTATTCGGGGACGGCGCTGACGGCGATTTTGAAGCAGCCGTTGCCTCCGGTGGGGCAGCGGGATGAGGCGCAGGTCTTCCAGACGGTGCGACGGCTGTACTGGCAGCGGTATGGGGTGAAGGTGGGGCGGGGGCTTGGATTTGAGGATACGTTTGCGATGGTGATTCGGGGGGACGATGCTCGGCGGCTGGGGGTGAGGACGATATCGGATGCTGTGGCGCATGCTCCGGATTGGCGGCTGGGGGTGGGGTATGAGTTTGAGCAGCGGCCGGATGGGTTGCGGGGGCTGGAGGCGACGTATGGGCTGCGGTTCAAGGATGCTCCTCGGACGATGGATCTGGGGCTGCTTTATCGGGCGCTGCAGAACGAACAGGTGGATATGGTGGCGGGGAACTCGACCGATGGGCCGATTCGGGCGCTGGGGTTTGTGGCGCTGGAGGATGATAAGCACTACTTTCCTCCGTATGAGGCGGTGCCGTTGGTGAGGGCGGATTCGTTGCAGCGGCATCCGGGGATTCAGGTGGCTATGGATCGGTTGGCGGGCAGGGTCAGCGCTGAGGAGGTGCAGGGAATGAATGATGCGGTGGATGGGCAGCATCGGGATGTGGGGGATGTGGTGCGGGAATTTCGGAAAGGGAAGGGGCTTTGA
- a CDS encoding tagaturonate epimerase family protein, translating into MAEGLKLPKFSVGVGDRFAHQAKAQLAACVMAANAGVEVSPVWNKSNREHMIIGSEPSQTRVAADAAVKELGWTKPYFLDADHINLNTVERFLAPCDFFTLDVAEMIGKPADAKDVAAFVNRHPELVGTVTIPHIDEPFKTDEAFVTGVANKFLAAVQDAGRIYRFLVEKKGAGNFVPEVSMDETDYPQTPVELLIILAAIADEKIPIQTIAPKFTGRFNKGVDYVGDVPQFTKEFNEDLAAIAFAIKTYGLPENLKLSVHSGSDKFSIYQAIHDAVKRFGAGVHLKTAGTTWLEELIGLAEAGGSGLEIAKEVYAEAYSHREELCAPYATVIDIDPAKLPSPEEVNGWTSEQFTSALRHDQSNKAYNPSFRQLLHVGFKVAAKMGERYLNALEANEAVVARNVTTNLFDRHIKPVFLGQ; encoded by the coding sequence ATGGCTGAAGGATTGAAACTTCCTAAATTTTCAGTAGGGGTGGGTGACCGGTTTGCGCATCAGGCGAAGGCGCAGCTTGCGGCTTGTGTGATGGCCGCCAACGCGGGGGTTGAGGTTTCACCGGTGTGGAACAAGTCGAACCGCGAGCACATGATTATCGGCTCCGAGCCGAGCCAGACGCGCGTGGCCGCCGATGCGGCGGTGAAGGAGCTGGGGTGGACTAAGCCTTATTTTCTGGATGCGGACCATATCAATTTGAATACGGTGGAGCGGTTTCTGGCGCCGTGTGACTTCTTTACGCTGGATGTGGCGGAGATGATTGGCAAGCCGGCGGACGCGAAGGATGTGGCGGCGTTTGTGAATCGGCATCCGGAGCTGGTGGGGACGGTGACGATTCCGCATATCGACGAGCCTTTCAAGACGGATGAGGCGTTTGTGACGGGCGTGGCCAATAAGTTTCTGGCTGCGGTGCAGGATGCGGGGCGGATTTATCGGTTTCTGGTGGAGAAGAAGGGTGCGGGGAATTTCGTGCCTGAGGTCTCGATGGATGAGACGGACTATCCTCAGACTCCGGTAGAGCTGCTGATTATTCTGGCGGCGATTGCGGATGAGAAGATTCCGATCCAGACGATTGCGCCGAAGTTTACGGGACGGTTCAACAAGGGCGTGGACTATGTAGGGGATGTGCCGCAGTTCACCAAGGAGTTCAACGAGGACCTTGCGGCGATTGCGTTTGCGATCAAGACGTATGGGCTGCCTGAGAATTTGAAGCTGAGCGTTCACTCGGGGTCGGACAAGTTTTCGATCTATCAGGCGATTCATGACGCGGTGAAGAGGTTTGGCGCGGGTGTGCATTTGAAGACGGCTGGGACGACCTGGCTGGAAGAGCTGATCGGGCTGGCTGAGGCTGGCGGATCGGGGTTGGAGATTGCCAAGGAAGTTTATGCGGAGGCGTATTCGCATCGTGAGGAGTTGTGCGCTCCTTATGCGACGGTGATCGATATCGATCCGGCGAAGCTGCCGTCTCCGGAAGAGGTGAATGGCTGGACCAGTGAGCAGTTCACGTCGGCGTTGCGCCATGATCAGAGCAACAAGGCGTATAACCCGAGCTTCCGGCAACTGCTGCATGTGGGCTTCAAGGTGGCGGCTAAGATGGGTGAGCGGTACTTGAATGCGCTCGAGGCCAATGAAGCTGTGGTGGCGCGTAATGTTACGACGAACCTTTTTGATCGCCATATCAAGCCGGTTTTTCTAGGACAATAA
- the pstS gene encoding phosphate ABC transporter substrate-binding protein PstS — protein MKRPSILRPLQRWITASILLGFLVALTAAITLPTHAQTTDTLHQVKKIYVDPITGKSDSTAARKLIIDNLQKDHTVQIVDDPTQADAILQVRMETWVRGYVSVNPRSTSGYPAYGGFLSAQLLGKGGDLLWSNIVTPSRYASSGIRHDLADQIAHKLLVALTSSPSKGPVRILKAAGATFPAPLYLAWIESFRQHRPDIQITYNSIGSEAGLEQLHDSKVTFAASDVALSDAYMRQMPVKLLQFATVLGAIVPVYNLPQIGNNLRFTPEILANIYLGNIRSWDDPAIRAVNHGVPLPSAPIVIIHRNDGSGTTFAFTDFLSKTNPDWKATVGSGTTVKWPVGKGVQGNDGVAASVAETPNSIGYTELTYAIQRQLSYGIVRNAAGNFMQANLATLAAAAIAPHGTSAIASSLTNAPGKYAYPITSFTWLLVPESIPDPVTKSAVADFLEWILTAGQKEVSALAYHPLPKETVTRELQMLAAFKAK, from the coding sequence ATGAAGCGACCATCCATCCTCAGGCCACTCCAAAGATGGATCACAGCATCCATCCTTCTCGGGTTCCTCGTCGCCCTCACCGCAGCCATCACTCTGCCCACACACGCCCAAACCACCGACACCCTGCATCAAGTCAAAAAGATCTACGTCGACCCCATCACCGGAAAATCCGACTCGACCGCCGCACGCAAGCTAATCATCGATAACCTGCAAAAAGACCACACCGTCCAAATCGTCGACGATCCCACCCAGGCCGACGCAATCCTGCAAGTCAGGATGGAGACTTGGGTCCGAGGCTATGTCTCCGTCAACCCGCGGTCCACCAGCGGCTACCCCGCCTATGGCGGCTTCCTCTCCGCACAACTCCTCGGCAAAGGCGGCGATCTTCTCTGGTCCAATATCGTCACTCCCAGCCGATATGCCTCCTCCGGCATCCGTCACGACCTCGCCGACCAGATCGCCCACAAACTCCTCGTCGCCCTCACCAGCTCGCCCTCCAAAGGCCCTGTCCGCATCCTCAAGGCCGCCGGCGCCACCTTTCCCGCGCCTCTCTACCTGGCCTGGATAGAGTCCTTCCGCCAGCACCGCCCCGACATTCAGATCACCTACAACAGCATCGGCTCCGAAGCCGGCCTCGAGCAGCTCCACGACAGCAAAGTCACCTTCGCCGCCTCCGATGTCGCCCTCTCCGACGCCTACATGCGCCAGATGCCCGTAAAGCTCCTCCAGTTCGCCACCGTCCTCGGCGCCATCGTGCCCGTCTATAACCTGCCCCAGATCGGCAACAACCTCCGCTTCACGCCCGAGATCCTCGCCAACATCTACCTGGGAAATATCCGCTCCTGGGATGACCCCGCCATCCGTGCCGTCAACCACGGCGTCCCCCTGCCCAGCGCTCCCATCGTCATCATCCACCGCAACGACGGCAGCGGTACCACCTTCGCCTTCACCGACTTCCTCAGCAAAACCAACCCCGACTGGAAAGCCACCGTCGGCAGCGGCACCACCGTCAAATGGCCCGTCGGCAAAGGCGTCCAGGGTAACGACGGCGTCGCCGCCAGCGTCGCTGAAACACCCAACTCCATCGGCTACACCGAGCTCACCTACGCCATCCAGCGCCAACTCAGCTACGGAATCGTCCGCAACGCCGCCGGCAACTTCATGCAGGCCAACCTGGCCACCCTCGCCGCTGCCGCTATCGCCCCTCACGGGACCTCTGCCATCGCCTCCTCGCTCACCAACGCCCCCGGCAAATACGCCTACCCCATCACCAGCTTCACGTGGCTCCTCGTCCCCGAATCAATCCCCGATCCTGTCACCAAATCCGCCGTCGCCGACTTCCTCGAATGGATCCTCACCGCCGGCCAGAAGGAAGTCTCAGCCCTCGCATACCACCCCTTACCCAAAGAAACCGTCACCCGCGAACTACAAATGCTAGCCGCCTTCAAAGCAAAGTAG
- a CDS encoding ABC transporter permease: protein MMAFLRAQGWGIARLTFEHLWLTLSAMMLAVAIGLPLGVLLTRKRRWAGPVIGFANVVQTVPSLALFGLLLPVPWLGENAARLAIVALTGYALLPILRNTYAGIGSVDEALVDVANAMGMTGWQRLVKVELPIAASVILAGLRTATVTCVGVATIAAAIGAGGLGELIFRGVASVDNGLVLAGAIPAALLALVADAGLGWVEKKMSVRRA, encoded by the coding sequence ATGATGGCGTTTCTGCGGGCTCAGGGGTGGGGGATCGCTCGGCTGACGTTTGAGCATCTTTGGCTGACGCTTTCGGCGATGATGCTGGCGGTGGCGATTGGGCTGCCTTTGGGGGTTTTGCTGACACGGAAGCGGCGGTGGGCTGGACCCGTGATCGGGTTTGCGAATGTGGTGCAGACGGTGCCTAGTCTGGCTCTGTTTGGGTTGCTGCTGCCGGTGCCCTGGCTGGGGGAGAATGCGGCTCGGCTGGCGATTGTGGCGCTGACTGGGTATGCGTTGTTGCCGATTTTGCGCAATACGTATGCGGGGATTGGGAGTGTCGATGAGGCTTTGGTAGATGTTGCGAATGCCATGGGGATGACGGGGTGGCAGCGGTTGGTGAAGGTAGAGTTGCCGATTGCGGCCAGCGTGATTTTGGCGGGTTTGCGGACGGCTACGGTGACTTGTGTGGGGGTGGCTACGATTGCGGCGGCGATTGGAGCGGGTGGGTTGGGGGAATTGATCTTTCGGGGGGTGGCCAGTGTGGATAACGGGCTGGTGCTGGCGGGGGCGATTCCTGCGGCTCTGCTGGCTTTGGTGGCGGATGCTGGGTTGGGGTGGGTGGAGAAAAAAATGTCGGTGCGGCGAGCATGA
- a CDS encoding DinB family protein — protein MVEPWLRGTRLEVDAVRRGVIHALELASEDVAKWCEGLSDEELEARPLGLPSVGFHLRHMARSLDRLLTYAEGQQLSERQMEALKTEMESAGREASLMEFAEGVEVAVKRVIAISPESFGDRRGVGRKNLPTSVGGLLVHCADHTQRHVGQLVTTAKVVVGMRV, from the coding sequence ATGGTTGAGCCTTGGTTGCGAGGGACTCGGTTGGAGGTGGATGCGGTTCGGCGTGGGGTGATCCATGCGCTGGAACTGGCGTCGGAGGATGTTGCGAAGTGGTGTGAGGGGTTGAGTGATGAGGAGCTAGAGGCGAGGCCGCTGGGGCTGCCTTCGGTGGGGTTCCATTTGCGGCATATGGCTCGGTCGCTGGATCGGCTGCTGACGTATGCGGAGGGGCAGCAGTTGAGTGAGCGGCAGATGGAGGCTCTGAAGACGGAGATGGAGTCAGCTGGGAGAGAGGCTTCGTTGATGGAGTTTGCTGAAGGGGTGGAGGTGGCGGTGAAGCGGGTGATTGCGATCTCGCCTGAGAGTTTTGGTGATAGGCGTGGGGTGGGGAGGAAGAATTTGCCTACGAGTGTGGGTGGGTTGCTGGTTCATTGCGCGGATCATACGCAGCGGCATGTTGGGCAGCTGGTGACTACGGCGAAGGTGGTGGTGGGGATGCGTGTGTGA
- a CDS encoding ATP-binding cassette domain-containing protein, producing the protein MPTVGVEFAKVSYTLAGGRVLLRDISLRLEAGTTTALLGRSGSGKTTLLRMINGLVRPSSGRVLVGNEDVGASDVVALRRGIGYVIQETGLFPHMTVERNVGMGLELAGRSKGEIAARAREVVELVGMDFEEFRGRYPWQLSGGQRQRVGLARALALDPKVLLMDEPFGALDPITRAEMQTMLRGLLERVGKTVVLVTHDLDEALYLAGRVIFLSDGSVAADLPPEEIVGSNNPYVKDYVSAVHRVVSA; encoded by the coding sequence ATGCCCACGGTTGGCGTCGAGTTCGCGAAGGTGAGCTACACGTTGGCTGGTGGGCGTGTTTTGTTGCGCGATATTTCTCTGCGGCTGGAAGCGGGGACGACTACGGCTTTGCTGGGGCGGAGTGGGTCGGGTAAGACAACGCTGTTGCGGATGATTAATGGGCTGGTGCGGCCTTCGTCGGGCAGGGTGCTGGTGGGGAATGAGGATGTAGGGGCGTCCGATGTGGTGGCTCTGCGGCGGGGGATTGGGTATGTGATCCAGGAGACGGGGCTGTTTCCGCATATGACGGTAGAGCGGAATGTGGGGATGGGGCTGGAGCTGGCTGGGCGGTCAAAGGGGGAGATTGCGGCTCGGGCTCGTGAGGTGGTGGAGTTGGTGGGGATGGATTTTGAGGAGTTTCGGGGGCGGTATCCTTGGCAGCTTTCTGGGGGGCAGAGGCAGCGGGTCGGGCTCGCGCGGGCGCTTGCTCTGGACCCTAAGGTGCTGCTTATGGATGAGCCGTTTGGGGCGCTGGATCCAATCACCAGGGCTGAGATGCAAACCATGTTGCGGGGTTTGTTGGAGCGGGTGGGGAAGACGGTTGTGTTGGTCACGCATGATTTGGATGAGGCGCTCTATTTGGCTGGTCGGGTGATTTTTTTGTCGGATGGGAGTGTGGCTGCGGACCTGCCTCCGGAGGAGATTGTGGGGTCGAATAATCCTTATGTAAAAGATTATGTTTCGGCGGTACATCGTGTGGTGTCAGCATGA
- a CDS encoding SGNH/GDSL hydrolase family protein, which translates to MMKRTGSLSILGLAFVLAPVAAVGQGTTPANWVGSWAASQQLPEPQNSLSAEDLRDATLRQIVHLSVGGPELRVHVSNAFGTAPLHLTAVHVARPAAAGGGAIDPATDKALTFGGAQDVTVPAGAEFISDPVAFPVGPLSDLVITLHMDAAPASQTGHPGSRATSYVAHGDLVSAVSLPDAKKVEHWYQVSGVDVAVPGTAVVTLGDSITDGRGSTTNGNDRWPDVLARRLQADKKTHTVGVLNAGTGGNRVLLDGLGPNALARFDRDVMAPAGVRYVIVLEGINDLGTFTREGNVGQAEHDALVHRILSAYEQMALRAHAHGIKVIGATILPFGGSGYYRASPASDADRQAINQWIRTTKNFDAVVDFDKVVRDPAHPEQMLSAYDSGDHLHPSAAGYRVMGEAIPLSLFAY; encoded by the coding sequence ATGATGAAGAGAACTGGGTCGCTTTCCATTTTAGGTTTGGCCTTCGTTTTGGCTCCCGTGGCCGCGGTGGGGCAGGGGACCACGCCTGCGAACTGGGTTGGCTCGTGGGCTGCTTCGCAGCAGTTGCCTGAGCCGCAGAACTCGCTTTCGGCGGAGGACCTCCGGGATGCTACGCTGCGGCAGATTGTTCATCTATCGGTGGGTGGGCCTGAGTTGCGGGTGCATGTGTCGAATGCGTTTGGGACGGCTCCGTTGCATTTGACTGCGGTACATGTGGCTCGGCCTGCGGCTGCGGGTGGTGGTGCGATCGATCCGGCTACGGATAAGGCTCTGACTTTTGGCGGGGCTCAGGATGTTACGGTGCCTGCGGGCGCGGAGTTTATCTCTGATCCGGTTGCGTTTCCGGTAGGGCCGTTGTCGGACCTTGTGATTACGCTGCATATGGATGCGGCTCCTGCTTCGCAGACGGGGCATCCGGGGTCGCGGGCGACTTCGTATGTGGCGCATGGGGACCTGGTTTCGGCGGTAAGCTTGCCTGACGCTAAGAAGGTGGAGCACTGGTATCAGGTTTCGGGTGTGGATGTGGCAGTGCCGGGTACTGCTGTTGTGACGCTGGGGGATTCGATTACGGATGGTCGTGGCTCGACGACGAATGGGAATGATCGATGGCCGGATGTGCTGGCGCGGCGGCTGCAGGCGGACAAGAAGACGCACACGGTTGGGGTTTTGAATGCGGGTACAGGCGGGAATCGCGTGCTGCTGGATGGGCTGGGGCCGAATGCGCTGGCACGGTTCGATCGCGATGTGATGGCTCCGGCGGGAGTGCGGTATGTGATTGTGCTGGAGGGCATCAACGATCTGGGGACGTTTACGCGCGAGGGGAATGTGGGGCAGGCGGAGCATGATGCTCTGGTGCATCGGATCCTTTCGGCGTATGAGCAGATGGCGCTGCGGGCTCATGCGCATGGGATCAAGGTGATTGGGGCGACGATTCTGCCGTTTGGCGGGTCGGGGTACTATCGCGCAAGTCCGGCGAGTGATGCTGACCGACAGGCGATCAATCAGTGGATTCGGACGACGAAGAACTTTGATGCGGTGGTGGATTTCGACAAGGTGGTGCGCGATCCGGCTCATCCTGAGCAGATGCTGTCTGCGTATGACTCGGGCGATCACCTTCATCCCTCAGCCGCGGGGTATCGGGTGATGGGAGAGGCTATTCCTCTTTCACTGTTTGCTTACTAG
- a CDS encoding lactate racemase domain-containing protein: MSVFFAAGSPITEMSAADVKAGLFSALEKLGERKKVLAVPPDFTRFHSQSGVLTELAWQYYGDRLTDVLPALGTHKAMTDSEIATMYGATPRELFRVHDWRHDVVTLGDVPGEFLYEVSEGKVDYCWPAQVNKLLRDGGHDLILSIGQVVPHEVVGMANYNKNIFVGTGGSIGIHRSHFLGAVYGMERMMGRADTPVRRVLNYASDHFATNLPIVYVQSVVGKNDAGKLVIRGLYIGDDVECFELAAALSLKVNFKMMDREIKKAVVFLDPHEFRSTWLGNKSVYRTRMALADDAELIVLAPGVHEFGEDAAIDVLIRKYGYCGTPKTLELVKEDAALAGNLSAAAHLIHGSSEGRFTIRYCPGHLTHEEIESVHFEYGDLAEYSAKYDPEKLKDGWNVVDGEEIFYISNPGLGLWAYEGRFKD, translated from the coding sequence ATGAGTGTATTTTTTGCTGCTGGAAGTCCGATAACTGAGATGTCTGCCGCCGATGTGAAGGCTGGTTTGTTTTCTGCGCTGGAGAAGCTGGGTGAGCGGAAGAAGGTGCTGGCGGTACCGCCGGACTTTACGCGGTTTCATTCGCAGAGCGGCGTGCTGACGGAGCTGGCGTGGCAGTACTACGGGGATCGTCTGACGGATGTGCTTCCGGCGCTGGGAACGCATAAGGCGATGACCGATAGCGAGATTGCGACGATGTATGGGGCTACTCCGCGGGAGCTTTTCAGAGTGCATGACTGGCGGCATGATGTCGTGACGCTGGGGGATGTGCCGGGAGAGTTTCTGTATGAGGTGAGCGAGGGCAAGGTGGACTACTGCTGGCCGGCGCAGGTGAACAAGCTGTTGCGCGATGGTGGGCACGATTTGATTCTGTCGATCGGACAGGTGGTTCCGCATGAAGTGGTGGGGATGGCGAACTACAACAAGAACATCTTTGTGGGGACGGGTGGGTCGATTGGGATTCATCGCAGCCACTTTCTGGGGGCGGTGTATGGGATGGAACGGATGATGGGGCGGGCCGATACTCCGGTGCGGCGGGTGCTGAATTATGCGAGCGATCACTTTGCGACGAATCTGCCGATTGTGTATGTGCAGTCGGTGGTGGGAAAGAATGACGCTGGCAAGCTGGTGATACGCGGGCTTTATATTGGCGATGATGTCGAGTGTTTTGAGTTAGCTGCAGCACTGAGTTTGAAGGTTAACTTTAAGATGATGGATCGGGAGATCAAGAAAGCTGTGGTGTTTCTTGATCCGCATGAGTTTCGGAGTACGTGGCTGGGGAATAAGAGCGTGTACCGGACGAGGATGGCTCTGGCTGACGATGCGGAGTTGATTGTGCTGGCTCCGGGGGTGCATGAGTTTGGCGAGGATGCGGCGATCGATGTACTGATTCGGAAGTATGGGTATTGCGGGACTCCGAAGACGCTAGAGCTGGTGAAGGAGGATGCGGCGCTGGCGGGGAATTTGAGCGCGGCGGCTCATTTGATTCACGGGTCGAGCGAGGGGCGGTTCACGATTCGGTATTGTCCGGGACACCTGACGCACGAGGAGATCGAGAGCGTCCACTTTGAGTATGGGGATCTGGCGGAGTACTCGGCCAAGTATGATCCGGAGAAATTGAAGGATGGGTGGAATGTTGTGGATGGGGAGGAGATTTTCTATATCTCGAATCCGGGGCTTGGGCTTTGGGCTTATGAGGGAAGGTTTAAGGACTAG
- a CDS encoding aldolase/citrate lyase family protein → MSRFSAAALTVVLTCITLQAYAQTTASADPYSNNADAGKTQFPLAALAGKDSGAITTAPPAAINQGPFDPAKWKYGPAYDISPDTPIWNPVMIKMIKGDKITGGTVFSTDTPETYCAMANAGYDFIWTEMQHNARDWDAVGRMWKACPHAKAVPGVRVAYTDEREIQHAMDLGALVIVIPTVRSVEEGTAARDWTMYPPLGKRSLGGGQAFDPLVWGNVPGGYRNTINKNVVLVEMIETLEGVKDARAIAAIPGVTAIFAASGDLANFSGYKMGSPDYERLINIVHDAALGAGKRLCGPFAWRDRPDFTCFQSASEIVAIGRGVGDELGPLKDTQGKPTAGPYAPKK, encoded by the coding sequence ATGAGTCGATTTTCAGCTGCGGCACTCACAGTGGTACTCACGTGCATCACCTTACAGGCCTACGCGCAAACCACCGCCAGTGCCGATCCCTATTCGAATAACGCCGACGCGGGCAAAACACAATTCCCCCTCGCCGCACTCGCCGGTAAGGACTCCGGCGCCATCACCACAGCCCCCCCAGCCGCCATCAACCAGGGCCCATTCGATCCGGCGAAATGGAAGTACGGCCCGGCATACGATATCTCGCCCGATACACCCATATGGAATCCAGTGATGATCAAGATGATAAAGGGCGATAAGATCACCGGTGGCACAGTCTTCAGCACTGATACTCCGGAGACCTATTGTGCCATGGCCAACGCCGGCTACGACTTCATCTGGACCGAGATGCAGCACAACGCCCGCGACTGGGATGCCGTCGGCCGCATGTGGAAGGCCTGTCCCCACGCCAAAGCGGTACCCGGCGTTCGTGTCGCCTATACCGACGAGCGCGAAATTCAGCACGCCATGGATCTGGGGGCGCTCGTCATCGTGATTCCAACCGTCCGCTCCGTCGAAGAAGGCACCGCCGCGCGCGACTGGACAATGTACCCGCCGCTTGGCAAGCGCAGCCTGGGCGGCGGCCAGGCCTTCGATCCCTTGGTCTGGGGCAACGTCCCTGGCGGCTATCGCAACACCATCAACAAGAACGTCGTCCTCGTCGAAATGATCGAGACCCTCGAAGGCGTCAAGGACGCGCGCGCAATCGCCGCGATTCCAGGCGTCACCGCCATCTTCGCCGCAAGCGGAGACCTGGCAAACTTCTCCGGCTACAAGATGGGTTCACCCGACTACGAACGACTGATCAACATCGTGCACGACGCCGCGCTCGGCGCAGGCAAACGGCTCTGTGGCCCATTTGCATGGCGCGATCGGCCCGATTTCACTTGCTTCCAGAGCGCCAGTGAGATCGTCGCGATCGGCCGCGGAGTTGGCGATGAACTCGGACCCCTCAAAGACACGCAAGGCAAACCCACCGCTGGCCCCTACGCCCCGAAAAAATAG